The genomic interval GTTCACAAGAATTCACACCAAATCGGATGTGTCGATTTTTAGTTCCGCGCGTTTTACACGGAAAGAAATATTAGCTATCAAAACTGCAAAATTTCATACTAGCAAAAGTGGTTATCAGTCCATGAGTTCGTTGGTGAATTGATAGTTGTTGTCATTGTATTGCGtgttaattgttttttatttaatttagaTTTATTCATGTGTTCAACCCTTAATTCAACTTCCTTGCTTATGTTTTTACGTTCGAATCTTGCAGGTGGCCATGGGTCAGGGCCAAGCGGACATTGCCCTTCAGCTTCTTCATGACTGTGGCAGGAATGGGGAGTGGCTGTGCTTGAAGAACCTCCACCTTGTTACCTCTTGGCTTCCGGTCCTGGAGAAAGTGAGCGCCCTTTCATTTAAACCTAGTCGGTATAAATAGCGACAGTAACAACAAAGTATGGCAGAAAATAGGTGTTTGGTGGAAATTGTGATCTTCCGAAGAGTGCCCTAtgactgttttatttttcaagtgcaatttacTGTTCTTTTCTATTGTCTGTCATAATAGtaattttgtttgcttgttttgtttttttttttttttttggcgctggtttttttttgtttttgtttttatttatttccgtTAATTTTTACACGACGATAAAGACATGCTCTACTGAGGCTCACGCTAAAAACTTACGCGCATAAAAAGAAAGCCCCAAGATGATTTATCAAGATTACTACAATAAAAATTTGTTCACCTGTGGTATGATTGGCATTCTGGATTTCATTCGGCTTTACGGGTAACGCGCATTTACTTATTTCTTTTTCGATGCTTTTGTTGTCTGCAAGCAAGTAGTTGATGTTATGCTGGCCAAGACTGATTGTAGTTTGTGAATTTTGCAGGAATTGAATTCCCTGGAGCCTCATGAAAACTTTCGTCTGTGGCTAACAGCTGAGACGCATCCGAAGTTTCCTACAATCCTTCTGCAAACTAGTCTTAAAGTCACTTACGAGGTTCGTGGTTTGTTACTTGCGCTTTTCCATATAGAGTCAAATTACGAAGGCAATGTGAAACTTAACATAAAAAGCTGGAAACAGCTTGGGATTAATGTGAGAATTTGGTCATTCTCGAGTACGGGTTCGGTGCATTTATTGACAGAAAAGACATCTGCAAAACAGTGCTATTCACTTGCGGTAAAATCTGTTTTTACCCTCTCCTTTTTAACTTTCAATTCTTTGAGTTACTTATTAGGTTTAAAACTTTTCCTCGCAGGCTCCACCaggaattaagaaaaatcttCAACGAACCTACGACTCGTGGAGTCCGCAGTTTATCAGCCGTGGCAACTCTTCCATCAGAGCGCAAGCGCTGTTTGTGCTGGCTTGGTTTCATGCTATAGTGCAAGAAAGAAGAAACTACATTCCACAGGTTTGTAAAATGTTTCTATTATCCTTCGAGCCTTCGCGGCAAAAAGATCAGTGGCTGTTAAAGACATCTAGTACTTTGAGTTAGGTTAAACACCTGTCACAAACAATAAACGCTGTTCGAGTTTCTCTTGAGTCCCAAATGTTGCCTTAATTTTTCAGGGTTGGACAAAGTTTTATGAGTTCGCTTTTGGTGACTTGCGCGCGGGAGCTGATATCATCGACAGACTTTGCACAGCTGCCGGTaagtaaatataaattttgcaACATCCTTAATCAAGAATCATgcgaaacaaaagcaaacaaaacaaacaaatagcaTTTAAACAAACAGAGAAGCAGTTCTGCTGTCAGAATATATCGGAATAAGTGAACCGCATCACGACGTGGACGTCTAAGAAAACAATTCCCGTTTTATAAAAGGCTAAAAATAACTTTGGTAGAATCTACATATCTCAGCCAACACCCTGATTTCCCTTCTCTGTCCCATGTTAACATCAGAAGTGCGTCCGTTTTTTTCATCTTCTCCCAGAATCCCGGTTAAGTTTTTATGATGGTAATGATCTATTTGCGTAAACGAACAATTCCTTCCTTTGTGGCAACACTTTTTTAACTGTTACTGCAACGTGTGTGGTCAGTGCGGTTGTCGACAGTGTTTCTTGGTAGTCGAAAACAGCCACTGAAAACCGCCTGAAATGCTCTTCTGTAGGTTGGAATTCTCCACGCGTAGACGAAGGGGTTCAGACAGCAGTTTACTAGGATAACTTTGTTTGTTGTATACAAAACAAATCGAAAAGtatctatatatatgtattttgggtgaaaaataaatatattttgaacaatAAACTGTGGGGCGGAAGATGCGTAAAACAAGATAAGAACTAAGAGAAATGCGGACACCATTTTGCATTCTCTGTTCCTGTGGGCCATGCCCATGTGCTGTCTTCGCTCGTTATCAGCTACATCTTGCACCTGATTATTGTGTAGGCGAAGCGCACGGAATGTTTTCCAGTATACCATAGGCAAGATGATCAGGGGAACTGAAACATGAAGATGGCAGTACAAGAGAACGAATGTAGATGTCGCTACCCCCATCAACGGAAGACAGGCGAATAACAGGGAATAAATCCAGATAAACGCCATTGCTacttttatctttgtttttgttaccaAGACTTTGTAGTGAAGAGGAGACGAAACCATGAACAAACGGTCAAAAGACATCGCAGTAATCGTGCCAGAAGAAACGATATTAGTCACAACAGCGGAAATGGTTAAGAAACGCTGGATACCTACAAGATTTGCTCTTCTCTGGCCTCTTAAAATAGAGATGTCATAATAAAGGCTCCCGTATCCAGGCACAAGACCAGCCAGTAGGTCGCACATGCCTAGGTTGACCACCAAGAGAGTTGCAGGCGTTTGCCAAATCCTCTGACTCGCGTTTGTACTTCGAGAGATGGTGATCAGTAACAAGACATTTGAGAGGACGGCTGGTGTGGCCAACATGATGCTTAGAATAGTTTGTGAGAAGAAGAAATGGTCGTCATCTAATGCTGCCTTCGAGTTGGACATCTTTAAAATATGAACTaaacttgaattttcctttttacttacgTAGCGGAAACGAATAAATAAGAACCGAAACACTTTAGCGACGTTGGTTATAAATTATAAAGCCTATTTCAGCTGTTATAAAGACAGCTGAGAAAACAAGACATTTCAGTTGCAGTTGCAGTGGAGATGAGGAAGGCGTCTTTCACGCATCTTTCACATATCTGACAACGCTCTTTTCTCTCCTGTCTCTTGATGACGTAAAGacgtaaagaaaagaacacagactcgattaaaaatttaattaaatggAAGAAAGTAAAATAGGATAGGATAAAACAAGTGACTTTATTTTAGAAACTGGAATCTCGAGACTGCGTCCGGTTGGTGTTTCTGTGCAAGGTTAAGGTCGTCTGTGATTTTGATCGCATAGCTTTTTTATCGAAATGGAGTGAAACACGTTTAAacattttagtttcattttgaACCTTTGGTAGAATTATACGATTTGATACACGAGTAGAGAAgtagaataaaataatataGAAATAGATCTCGGAAGCTGAGAAACttagattttaaaatcatcCTGCAACATACCACGTGATAACACCTCATACGTGCGCTTATTGTTGAtggtatcttttttttcatttaaatgaacAGTCGTTCCCGACGATTGGCTGAATTTTTGacatttcttgtttgttttttaggttCAGGGTCTGTTCGATGGAAGTTTGTTCACGGTTTATTTGAAAATGCCATTTACGGGGGTCGCGTTGACAACACGTTTGACGCCAAGGTTCTTCAATCTTATCTGCTGCAGTATTTTGAACAAGCTGTCTTTCCAGGCCAGGTGAGATGACTGCCACAAAATACTTTTCTTGAAATCAAACTTGTTAGTAGGTACTACTGTGCCCTGCAATCTTTGCGCGGTCAGAATGGACGATTAATTGCAGGGTTTAGGAAAGTACCTCGGTGAAGAATAATCCGCGAACGGCTTCCCCTTTTTAGTAGCGCAGTGTATGTAGATTCAATGAATTTCAAGAAAAGCTTCTGAGCTCTACGGTTACGTTGTCGGCGAACGACAAAATCAATTCAGATTTTGTCCACTCCTTCTCTAATCCTGAAGATTAAATCCTTCAGGAAAAGAGGGCAAGATGTAGCATTAAGAgtaaatgaagtttttttttttcagtaagaGCAAATGGCTAAATTGTGCGGCATTTTCATCTGCTATTTTCCGTAAAATTCATGGATATACTGATTGGAACTTGCGATAGACAAGTATTCCATCCGAGGAGAGGCACGATTCTCCCACTTTCTTCTTGCTGATGGAAAACGATATAAGGTGTTTATGAGACTCGTAAaactttttgcaatttttttaggGAGGAAGCCGATCCAAAGCTAAGAAAGTGATTCCAAATGTGACTCTGCCGACATCTTGTCATCACAGGGTGAgaagtttatttgttttagtaCTATCCATCGGTACAAGTTGTAATGATTTGTGAAGAAGATTGATGGTAGTTCACTTTCCACATCTTTGACCGACTGGATAAAGATTTGAAAGTGGTTTGTATGTTTTTTAGGATTATTTGGAGATTATTAACTCGCTTCCCGACGATGACAAGCCGTCCTTCTTTGGACTACCAGCAAACATCGAGCGATCTTCGCAGAGAATCATCAGCTCTCAGGTAAGGCACACAGTTAGCTTGGGTCTTTCTTTGTAAGTTGGTCGCATCTTTTACGTTacctttattataaaataaccGTTTCAGCTGGGTGATAACATGGTGAGAACGCTGGAATCAAGAGTTCAGTACCTGTCGTATTTCTGTCTTCAGCTTGAAAAAATAGGGTAGCCTTTGTATCATTTCGATGATCTAGAAGGTCACCTTAGGGGGTAGGAGTTGTATTGAACTGAAGATGCTTTGATAATCAGCATTACACACGAGCTTTGCGCGCTAGCGTGGCTGTCAGCGAACTAACCCTCTCTTCTTTGTTATGATTCCTCAGGTGATAGGTCAGCTCAAAGTGTTGATGCGCTCCAACCTGGAGGCGAGCAAGTTTGACAAAGAAAAGTGGTCCACTGAGCTGTCGCCGATCTTGAACTTGTGGAAGAAACTCAACCAGGTATCCTTGGGTAACTCCGCTCCTTTCCTATCCCTTGTACAATATGATTTTTCATGTGAGTTTATTGATCTCAGTTCGTGTGTGAGGGAACATTGTCAATGCCCTACCTGAAAGCCCTGTCCTCGTATTTACTCTATTTGCTGATCGCCATTTTGTGGTTGCAGGGCTCCCAACTGATTCAAATGAAAATCTCGGCACCAACGGAGACTGGTGAGGAATCTCCAGTGACGTCATTCGTGCAGCTTGAGCGTTACAATGCAATCCGATTGGTACAAATCGTGCACGCGTCTCTCTCCTCCCTCAGTAAGGTCATCCGAGGAACGGCATTGCTGGATGCTGATGTTCAGGCTTTAGCGGGGGCTTTACTCAAACAAGAGGTGAATTTACTTCAAATCTTTAAGGAAGACACATCCAGCAACAGTAACAACAGTAACAACagcaaatatatatttcaagaACGAGAGAACATCGGAAAACCTCAAATCGCAAAAGTTAAAAATACGGCGTGTATACCAGAATAGAAAATGAATCTAAGAATTtaggacaaaaataaaactgaagtTTTGCTCCCCTAGAAAGTCTTGATAACTACTACTAAAAGACAGTCGCACCCTTTAAGTCAATCTTTGGTGATATGTTATCAGAATAAGAGTTTAGACTCCGTTATTATGACTGAATAGTCCACTTGAAATCGTTTGGACTACAGCCTCCCACTTGATCCAGTTCAAGAAAGTTTATAACTTAGACGGGAAGTGTGGAAGAAAGCCTTAACCTTTCGTAGGTCGTGATCAAACACATTGAGTGTTTTATATGCGTACATAAAATGTTCAGGTTATTCATGGAAATCAGTGCTTTTTAACATAGATCTCAATTGACTAATCTCTGCTGTTTGCATGTGTAGGTCCCTCTCTCTTGGAGCAATCGTTTCGAGGGCCCCGAGGACCCTATTCAGTGGTTGAGGTCCCTAGTTGCAAAGTCCCTAGCACTAGGCTCCTGGGTGGAGAAGTGCAGCTCAGATTCCTTGTTAAGGGACGTGTTGGACCTCTCAGACCTTTTCCATCCAGATACGTTCCTCAATGCCCTACGTCAGCAAACAGCACGGTAAGAGAATATATGTCGCTGCTTTTATCACTCTGTGTCCAATTTTAATAACATTTATATCATTCAAGTCAAAAGCGCCAGTTTTTAGAGGCAAAATTTCGCTTAGAGTGTTTGGCGATGGCCGCTCAAGGAGCCCTGGCACTGTTCTTTCCGAAATCGTTGAGTTGTACTCCTGGATAAAACCCGTGTCTGTATGGATTTCTTTCCATCAATAAGCGTGAGCAGGCGGCTACCGTAAACCCACAAAAAACCAATAAACCCTCCAAAGGCGGGCACCTCATAAGAGGTGCAATTAGTATTGCTTGAGTTGGTCACCTATGGGAGGTATTTAGAGGGAGTTTACCATATTTTCCGGTGGAAGAGCAGTCCACTTACGAGAATCTCTTTGAAGAAAGCTTTGACTGTTTTAACTTTGAGAAAATCGCCTTGCAGCTCTTACTTTCCGTAGAAATTTTGCATCCAAGTAAGAAGCTAGAAAGAAGTACTGAAGCCCAAGCTCTCCGCAAGGGGATGTAAACGATTAGCATTATTGCTATTTTCAAATCCTAACTtccatatttaattttttttagagcgATGAAAACGTCCATCGACAGTTTGAAACTTGCTGTGTCTTGGAAGGGATCGCAGATACCTGGAGCCAAGTTTACAGTCAAGGTTTGTACCTGCCAGTAACTGTTTATGGAGGAAGGGGCTATTTTTCTCAATAGATACAACATTTTCACTTGATGTAATATGTTTGGAGCTCTGCGCCCtgtacaaatttttctttttttttttttttagaacctTATTGGGCTACATAACTGCGTAAATGGCTTGTAGTGCAGCCTGAAAACCTTTTAACATTTAGGTCTGTTCTCCacttaaaaatgtttgaataccCACGTTGTTTTCTCTCTAATTAGCTCGGTGGTCTTCAGTTGGAAGGTTGTAGCTTTGACGGTAATACACTGACAGAAAATCAGCGAGACTCGCCCAGTGTTTCAGCGATCCCCACTGCTGAGGTGGCCTGGGTGCCAAAGGTACGTCGTTTATATATAGCGGTGATCGCTAATAGATTGGTTCtctctccctataatatccgcTTCACTCTTCTCGAATGTACACAGGCAACCATAAAATACACGTTAGAAAATGGAAGGCTAGAGTTGGACTTTCGCTTGTGTTATCTCAGGTTTAAAGTTGGCTATGTGTTATCCTGCTTGAGCAACGCACCACTCTTTGTCTGCGTTTGCTCAGGAAGAGCTTATCGTTAATGTACTCAGTATAGGAAACATGCTAATCGCTCCCGGATAAGTAGCTGTGAAAGCAAATTTAGTATTCCAATCTGACAATCTGAAGTACTAAATAGTCACTATTACTACTgtgtaatttatttgttattttttgacAATAAGAATACCGCTGACCCTTATCCAGAGAACGAATGCATCTCGATCCCAATCTACTACAGTGCTGACCGAGACAAGACAGTCACGTGTTTCAACATGCCGTGTGGCGGTAACCAGAGCAGGTGGACCCAGTGTGGCGCGgcactttttttaaagagtCAGTAAAATGATCTGGACACTAGAGTTGTACTTATGTTTGGAGTGCAAGTGGTATTGTGTTAAGCATGAATGTTTGGCTTCTACTGAATAAAGGAGTTGCTTCCTTgctttgtgctttttttttatgtcgCTCCCCACTGGGGTGCAAGATAAAAAGTTTTATTATGCTAAATTGAAATTTACTAGCCTGAAAGTGTTCACAAGCGGAATCGTGTTGTTTAGCAATCATTTCCGTCGATCTTTACTGAGACTAAACTGTCGAATGTATGTCTGATGTCTACCAGATCTTTCATATGGCGTTTTTCAATCACCATTAAACTTACAAGTCAGTCCAAGCTTTTGGTGAGTTGTAAACGCATGTTGTAGACGCAAGAGACCCTTCTCCTTGACCTTGTAACACGATCGTGGATGCTGTTATCTACTAGTTGTTCTATTTTTAGAAAGTTACGTATCCCCTTATACTTCCTTATATCATTGGGACGGCTTTGTCGACCAAATGCGTACATGGAGATGCCGCCTCCAACAATAGTTCAATCAATGGCTTAATCTTCGTGCTGCTGTTGTAAACTTTACCCAATCTGCattaattgtttgaaattatttgaTTCAGAGTGACcagaatttatcaaaatttaattaagcAGTAAACCGCACCTCCTATCAGTTGACTGGCGTAACAACCCACTTCGGATGGTAGAATAACATTTGGAATGTTTGTAAAAGGCCGGGGGCTATGGGCTTACAAGTGCAATGAACGACAGGTTGTTCACCAATCAAGACTCTCCTAGTGTTTTAGTTACTTCACAAGTAACAACAGTCTGAAATTTGGAAAGTAGGGCAAAGATAGCTACAAATAACTGATGCAGTCTTAAGAACCTGGGCTGGGTTTTTCAAAACATGGTTTAACTTACCCGGGGCTAGTGtgaagttttaatttagttttatagCTCTGCAAAGCGATTTCTCGTTTTCCTTTTCTCCCCGTTAGTTTCGAGTCAtactgagataaaaaaaaaaccccaacaaAACCGTAGCACTTGTACACGCTCTTCTACATGAGAATTTAAAGCCAAGGTTAACTTTTAAACCTAGATTAACGTGAACCCCCTTTCTAACAACCTGGCCCTGTAACTTAAATATCTCACATCACTTGGATTAGAAATATTTGTTCATCAATTGGATAGAAAGGATAGAAATGTCAGTGTTAGAGCTGCTCTCGGGGCAGTACGTTCGTAAAAGGGTTTTAACCCAAAAGGATGATTTTATAAATTTCATGGAATCTCACTGTGAGAAGTTTTAAAGGTCAGcgataaaagaaattttcggTAGTAGAGGTTGATAAGCTATACGTTTTCTTCCTATTGTTGGAGTTAGCTCGTCTATTGTTGGAGTTAGCTCGTCTCTCGTTTCATCGCAAAGTTTCGTTTGTTCCCTCTCACGTCCCATACTTATCCGGCCCCCAGGTGATAAATTGATTTTGCACCTTCTCTATTCTTTTCCCTAACTTTTTCCGGACTTGTTTCAAGAAATATGTATGAACTCCACATGAGCATGACAATCAAAATCGTGAGAGGACTCGGCGGGATTCGCAAGGATCGTGCCGTGTTTCTCGCTATGGACTCGGGATTTGATCTGAGATCTAACCCCGAGGATAGGGAAATACCCCTTCCTACGTTTTTCAGGGAAAGGATTCATAAATCACAACATAGAAAAGCGTTGAATACTTAGCTTCTTgtgtttttcagtcttttagATCATTTTTAGTATCGTAAAGGAGGTGGTCTGGAATAATTTCTGGATCTTGGTCCCAGATTCCAAAGTTTTCATCCCCCCATATTGGTCAGCGGACTGTTATTTCATATCCAGTCTCTCACCTGCCTCTGACCAAATCATGATTTCTCCGTTGCGTCGTCAGGAAATTCTCTCATGTTTATAGCCTTCATCCTCGCTTTTTTGATCGGGGTCTTTTCCGTTTTGCTTTTGGAAGCCTTTTTGCTTTACAAATGGTGGAGTTCTGCAGGTGTGGATGCGCAAAAACTTTACCCACAGCGCATGAAAGTCACCAATCCAGAGGTATTTCGCTCTTTCAGTTGCTTAAACAAAATCACCGGAAACATTGATTATAATTTAAGATCGCAATACAATGTAC from Pocillopora verrucosa isolate sample1 chromosome 14, ASM3666991v2, whole genome shotgun sequence carries:
- the LOC136278025 gene encoding cannabinoid receptor 1-like, whose protein sequence is MSNSKAALDDDHFFFSQTILSIMLATPAVLSNVLLLITISRSTNASQRIWQTPATLLVVNLGMCDLLAGLVPGYGSLYYDISILRGQRRANLVGIQRFLTISAVVTNIVSSGTITAMSFDRLFMVSSPLHYKVLVTKTKIKVAMAFIWIYSLLFACLPLMGVATSTFVLLYCHLHVSVPLIILPMVYWKTFRALRLHNNQVQDVADNERRQHMGMAHRNRECKMVSAFLLVLILFYASSAPQFIVQNIFIFHPKYIYIDTFRFVLYTTNKVILVNCCLNPFVYAWRIPTYRRAFQAVFSGCFRLPRNTVDNRTDHTRCSNS